The Roseofilum capinflatum BLCC-M114 genome includes a region encoding these proteins:
- a CDS encoding heavy metal translocating P-type ATPase, with amino-acid sequence MSNPKSETGGCCSCNNDSGNSSGDQQAVEFDLNKKLLPIITVIVLLTLGLMFQKPLHNTPYSLGEYALFLPAYWLSGSTVLKAAGRNLLRGQVFDENFLMTIATVGAIAIHELPEAVGVMLFYQIGELFQGYSVGRSRRSIKSLLTVRPDTAHVKRKGTVKTVSPETVNVGEIIIVNPGEKVPLDGAILEGNSQVDTSALTGESRPRSVRAGETILAGMINQSGLLTLQVRRPFAESSIAKILDLVENASSKKAETEKFITRFARYYTPVVVFLSLAVALLPPLLLAGATQAEWTYRALVLLVISCPCGLVISIPLGYFGGVGGAAKRGILVKGSTFLDALTQVKTVVFDKTGTLTQGTFKVTDVISENGLTTAQLLELAATVESHSHHPIAQSIRAAYGQTIDDSRVQDYQEISGYGIRAQVGNQIVLAGSDRLLHQENIPNTVCGVTETVAHLAVDGQYTGRILIADELKEDAAEAIQSLHAQGIQTAMLTGDSQSVADRIAQELGLDRYRAELLPEDKVNALEEFLHQANGTQSKVAFVGDGINDAPVIARADVGIAMGGLGSDAAIETADIVIMTDAPSKVAEAIQIAHRTLRIVWQNIIFALGVKGLFIALGAIGVATLWEAVFADVGVALLAILNAGRILRD; translated from the coding sequence ATGAGTAATCCAAAATCAGAAACCGGGGGCTGCTGTAGTTGCAATAATGATTCCGGAAATAGTTCCGGCGATCAACAAGCCGTAGAATTTGACCTAAACAAGAAACTCCTGCCCATTATTACCGTAATCGTTCTCTTGACGTTGGGGTTGATGTTTCAGAAACCACTCCATAACACCCCTTACAGTTTAGGTGAATATGCCCTCTTTCTTCCCGCTTACTGGTTAAGTGGTTCCACTGTACTCAAGGCTGCGGGACGGAACTTGCTCAGAGGTCAGGTGTTTGATGAAAATTTTCTGATGACCATTGCCACAGTGGGAGCGATCGCCATTCACGAACTGCCTGAAGCCGTCGGTGTCATGTTGTTCTACCAAATTGGAGAACTCTTTCAAGGCTACTCTGTGGGTCGTTCTCGTCGCTCCATCAAGTCCCTGCTCACAGTTCGCCCCGATACAGCCCATGTGAAGCGCAAGGGCACAGTCAAAACTGTATCACCAGAAACCGTTAACGTGGGAGAAATCATTATCGTCAATCCAGGGGAAAAAGTTCCCCTAGATGGAGCAATTCTAGAAGGCAACTCCCAAGTAGACACCTCTGCATTAACCGGAGAATCAAGACCCCGCAGCGTCAGAGCCGGGGAAACCATACTCGCGGGCATGATTAACCAATCTGGTCTCCTCACCCTACAGGTGAGGAGACCCTTTGCAGAATCCTCCATTGCCAAGATTCTCGATCTGGTGGAAAATGCCAGTAGTAAGAAAGCCGAAACGGAAAAATTTATCACCCGTTTTGCTCGCTACTATACCCCCGTCGTCGTTTTTCTCTCATTAGCCGTTGCCCTGCTCCCCCCCCTATTACTCGCTGGTGCAACCCAGGCAGAATGGACGTATCGAGCCTTGGTCTTGTTAGTAATTTCCTGTCCCTGCGGTTTAGTGATTAGTATTCCCTTGGGCTACTTTGGCGGTGTGGGGGGTGCAGCCAAGCGGGGCATTTTGGTCAAAGGTTCCACCTTTTTAGACGCGCTCACCCAAGTGAAAACCGTGGTCTTTGACAAAACGGGGACGCTTACCCAAGGAACGTTTAAGGTGACGGATGTGATTTCTGAGAATGGACTGACGACGGCCCAACTCTTAGAATTAGCTGCAACGGTTGAGTCCCATTCCCATCATCCCATTGCCCAATCGATCCGAGCGGCCTATGGCCAAACGATTGATGATTCTAGGGTGCAAGACTATCAAGAAATTTCAGGATATGGTATTCGCGCCCAAGTGGGGAATCAAATTGTACTGGCAGGAAGCGATCGCCTCCTTCACCAAGAAAATATCCCCAATACGGTCTGTGGAGTCACGGAAACCGTCGCCCATCTGGCCGTTGATGGTCAATACACCGGACGCATTCTGATTGCCGATGAGCTAAAAGAGGATGCAGCCGAAGCCATTCAAAGCTTACATGCACAAGGAATTCAAACCGCCATGCTCACCGGGGACAGTCAATCTGTCGCCGATCGCATTGCCCAGGAATTAGGACTCGATCGCTATCGCGCTGAACTTCTACCGGAAGACAAAGTAAACGCTCTAGAAGAATTTTTACATCAAGCCAACGGAACCCAAAGCAAAGTAGCCTTCGTTGGCGATGGGATTAATGATGCCCCCGTCATTGCCAGAGCCGATGTAGGCATAGCCATGGGGGGACTCGGTTCCGATGCAGCCATTGAAACCGCCGACATAGTGATTATGACGGATGCCCCCTCAAAGGTGGCAGAAGCGATTCAGATTGCCCATAGAACCCTTCGCATTGTTTGGCAGAACATCATCTTTGCCCTGGGGGTGAAAGGCCTCTTCATTGCTCTAGGGGCGATCGGGGTCGCCACCCTCTGGGAAGCCGTCTTTGCCGATGTCGGGGTTGCCTTATTAGCCATCCTGAATGCAGGACGCATACTCAGGGACTAA
- a CDS encoding Uma2 family endonuclease — translation MITAIEKRQALSLEEFLALPETKPAREYFNGEITQKPMPQGKHSRLQSRLAREIDLFTEEKKVALALTELRCTFAGHSIVPDIAVIRWDNLPKDEEGEIANRFERHPDWIIEILSPDQPMTLVMEKILFCLENGTELGWLIDPKTQSITVFQSGLPKIYRVNNGDGEPLPMLTGLEKWTLSVNDIFGWLKL, via the coding sequence ATGATTACAGCAATAGAAAAACGTCAAGCTTTGAGCTTAGAAGAGTTTTTGGCACTGCCAGAAACCAAACCTGCTCGTGAATATTTCAATGGAGAAATAACCCAAAAACCTATGCCTCAAGGAAAACATAGTCGCCTGCAAAGTCGTTTAGCACGGGAAATTGACCTATTCACAGAAGAGAAAAAAGTTGCTCTAGCCCTCACTGAATTGCGCTGTACTTTTGCTGGGCACTCTATTGTCCCGGATATTGCAGTGATTCGCTGGGATAATTTGCCCAAGGATGAAGAGGGGGAAATCGCAAATCGTTTTGAGCGTCATCCAGATTGGATTATTGAAATTTTGTCACCGGATCAACCCATGACCTTAGTGATGGAAAAAATTCTATTTTGTCTGGAAAATGGCACAGAATTAGGTTGGCTTATTGACCCTAAAACCCAGTCGATTACAGTATTTCAGTCAGGTTTGCCCAAAATTTATCGGGTGAATAATGGCGACGGGGAACCCTTACCGATGCTGACCGGTTTAGAGAAATGGACATTATCAGTAAACGATATTTTTGGCTGGTTGAAACTGTAG
- a CDS encoding DUF29 domain-containing protein, with translation MTLSPEKVTTLYEIDYLLWIETTLQQLRDRDYNQVDWQNLLEEIEDMGKSERRSIKSNLTVVLMHLLKWEFQPEFRTGSWSGSITQHRTRILYALEDSPSLKNYLPEVLETAYSRARQEASDETQLSLSRFPVSCPYEIEEVLNDGFWPGGDDNIQSLTLD, from the coding sequence ATGACCTTATCACCAGAAAAAGTAACGACACTTTACGAGATTGATTACCTGCTGTGGATTGAAACCACTTTACAACAGTTACGCGATCGCGACTACAACCAGGTAGACTGGCAGAATTTGCTTGAAGAAATTGAGGATATGGGAAAAAGCGAACGCCGTAGCATCAAGAGCAATCTGACCGTTGTCCTCATGCATCTTTTAAAGTGGGAGTTTCAGCCCGAATTTCGCACCGGTAGTTGGTCGGGAAGCATTACCCAGCATCGCACCCGCATTCTGTACGCCTTAGAAGATTCGCCCAGTTTGAAAAATTATCTCCCGGAAGTGTTGGAAACGGCTTATTCACGGGCACGACAGGAAGCTAGTGATGAGACGCAATTGTCGTTGAGTCGTTTTCCTGTAAGTTGTCCCTATGAAATCGAGGAAGTGCTAAATGATGGGTTTTGGCCAGGTGGCGATGATAACATTCAATCCCTAACTCTTGATTAA
- a CDS encoding phosphomannomutase/phosphoglucomutase, which produces MINDINWKKLQNGSDIRGVALPSIPDEPVNLTPEVCCKIGQSFCTWLSQTLEKPVAELTLALGRDSRISGPDLMSAMMEGIIALGTKVYDFGLASTPAMFMSTVTPGFECDGAMMLTASHLPSNRNGCKFFTAKGGLEKQNISEILALCSEADFTPAPTPGTITPKDFMSVYAGQLAQKIREGVNHPTDFEQPLKGLKIVVDAGNGAGGFYVSQVLKPLGADTTGSQFLDPDGNFPNHVPNPENGKAMDAICQAVIENNADFGIIFDTDVDRGGAVDETGKELNRNRLIALISAIVLREHPGSTVVTDSITSDGLTRFITEDLKGVHHRFKRGYKNVINEAQRLNGEGQESWLAIETSGHAAMKENYFLDDGAYLVSKLAIELAKGKLEGRSLTDLIANLKEPVESQEFRIKLTLDDFKPYGNQVIEALSTFANSQPSWSVVPHNYEGVRVSCTDPEEQGWFLLRLSLHDPVIPLNIESNVSGGVPKIARKLLTFLQSFDALDLSTIK; this is translated from the coding sequence ATGATTAACGATATCAATTGGAAAAAATTACAAAATGGTTCGGATATTCGCGGGGTGGCACTTCCCTCTATCCCCGATGAACCGGTTAATTTAACGCCGGAAGTGTGTTGTAAAATTGGTCAAAGTTTTTGCACCTGGCTCAGTCAAACTTTAGAAAAACCGGTGGCAGAATTAACCCTCGCTCTAGGACGCGATAGCCGGATTTCTGGGCCAGATCTGATGAGTGCGATGATGGAAGGCATTATTGCACTTGGTACTAAGGTGTATGATTTTGGACTCGCTTCGACTCCTGCGATGTTCATGAGTACGGTAACCCCTGGCTTTGAGTGCGATGGAGCTATGATGCTGACTGCGAGTCATCTGCCGTCTAATCGTAATGGCTGTAAGTTTTTTACGGCGAAAGGGGGCTTAGAAAAACAAAATATCAGTGAGATTCTGGCCCTCTGCTCGGAAGCTGACTTTACTCCAGCACCCACCCCCGGAACCATTACTCCCAAAGACTTTATGAGTGTCTATGCGGGGCAACTGGCACAGAAAATCCGGGAAGGGGTGAACCATCCTACGGACTTTGAACAGCCCCTGAAAGGTCTCAAAATTGTCGTTGATGCGGGGAATGGGGCAGGGGGTTTTTACGTCAGTCAAGTGCTAAAACCCTTGGGGGCAGACACGACAGGTAGTCAATTTCTTGACCCGGATGGCAACTTTCCCAACCATGTGCCGAATCCGGAAAATGGGAAAGCGATGGATGCTATCTGTCAAGCTGTCATTGAGAATAATGCGGATTTTGGCATTATTTTTGATACAGATGTCGATCGCGGCGGAGCCGTAGACGAAACGGGTAAAGAACTGAACCGCAACCGCCTGATTGCTTTGATTTCTGCCATTGTGCTGCGGGAACATCCTGGCTCGACGGTGGTGACGGATTCCATTACTTCGGATGGTTTAACGAGGTTTATTACTGAAGACTTGAAAGGAGTCCATCATCGATTTAAGCGCGGGTATAAAAATGTGATTAATGAAGCGCAACGGTTGAATGGAGAAGGTCAGGAGTCTTGGTTGGCGATTGAAACCTCCGGTCATGCGGCGATGAAAGAAAATTACTTTCTCGATGACGGAGCTTACTTAGTGAGTAAACTGGCGATCGAATTGGCGAAAGGGAAATTAGAAGGGCGATCGCTCACCGATTTAATTGCTAACCTGAAAGAACCCGTCGAAAGCCAGGAATTCCGTATTAAACTCACCCTCGATGACTTTAAACCCTATGGAAATCAAGTCATTGAAGCCCTCTCTACCTTTGCTAATAGTCAACCTAGCTGGAGCGTAGTTCCCCATAATTATGAAGGTGTACGAGTTTCCTGCACCGATCCCGAAGAACAGGGCTGGTTTCTGCTGCGTCTGTCTCTTCACGATCCAGTTATTCCCTTGAATATCGAATCGAATGTGAGCGGGGGAGTCCCTAAAATTGCTCGTAAATTACTCACTTTTTTGCAATCTTTTGATGCGCTGGATCTTTCAACAATTAAGTAA
- the gyrB gene encoding DNA topoisomerase (ATP-hydrolyzing) subunit B: protein MTSSYSAEQIQVLEGLEPVRKRPGMYIGSTGPRGLHHLVYEVVDNSIDEALAGYCTHIEVDLNADGSVSVADDGRGIPTDIHPRTGKSALETVMTVLHAGGKFGGGGYKVSGGLHGVGVSVVNALSEWVEVTVYREKERHTQRYERGVPVTELIKTKQNEGLTGTSVNFRPDEQIFTTGIEFEYETLARRLRELAYLNAGVKITFSDHRVTPEKIESYKYDGGIQEYVAYINREKTPLHEEIIYMNAEKNDVQVEVALQWCTDAYSDNLLGFANNIRTIDGGTHLEGLKTVLTRTMNAIARKRNKLKENNANLAGENIREGLTGVVSVKVPDPEFEGQTKTKLGNTEVRGIVDSLVGEYLNEFLEFRPAVGDAILEKAIQAFNAAEAARRARELVRRKSVLESSTLPGKLADCSTRDPAESEIFLVEGDSAGGSAKQGRDRRFQAILPLRGKILNIEKTDDAKIYKNNEIQSLITALGLGIKGEEFNAEQLRYHRVVIMTDADVDGAHIRTLLLTFFYRYQRDLVDQGYIYIACPPLYKLERGKRHYYCYSDRELQEQIRQFPDNANYNIQRFKGLGEMMPQQLWDTTMNPETRMMKRVEIEDAAEADRIFTVLMGDRVAPRREFIETYGPKLNLADLDI, encoded by the coding sequence ATGACCAGCAGTTACAGCGCCGAACAGATTCAAGTTCTTGAAGGATTGGAACCCGTTCGGAAACGACCCGGAATGTATATTGGTTCCACCGGCCCTAGAGGACTTCATCATCTAGTCTACGAGGTGGTGGACAACTCCATCGATGAGGCTTTAGCCGGGTATTGCACCCACATTGAAGTTGACCTCAATGCCGATGGTTCCGTCTCCGTTGCCGATGATGGGCGCGGCATTCCCACCGATATCCATCCTCGCACAGGAAAGTCCGCTTTGGAAACCGTAATGACCGTGTTGCACGCGGGCGGTAAGTTTGGTGGCGGCGGCTATAAGGTGTCTGGAGGGTTGCACGGGGTGGGGGTTTCCGTGGTGAATGCCCTTTCGGAATGGGTGGAAGTGACGGTTTATCGGGAAAAAGAACGCCACACCCAACGCTATGAACGGGGGGTTCCGGTAACCGAGTTGATCAAGACGAAGCAGAACGAAGGGCTTACGGGAACGTCGGTGAATTTTCGCCCGGATGAGCAGATTTTTACCACGGGAATTGAGTTTGAATATGAGACCTTAGCCCGTCGGTTGCGAGAGTTGGCCTATCTGAATGCTGGGGTGAAAATTACGTTTTCCGATCATCGCGTAACCCCAGAAAAAATTGAGAGCTACAAGTATGATGGGGGCATTCAGGAATATGTCGCCTATATTAATCGGGAAAAAACGCCTCTGCACGAAGAAATCATTTACATGAATGCGGAAAAGAATGATGTGCAGGTGGAAGTGGCGCTTCAGTGGTGTACGGATGCCTATTCTGATAATTTGTTGGGTTTTGCTAATAATATTCGCACCATTGATGGGGGAACCCATTTGGAGGGGTTGAAGACGGTGCTGACGCGGACGATGAATGCGATCGCCCGCAAACGGAATAAACTGAAGGAAAATAATGCTAATCTGGCGGGGGAGAATATCCGCGAAGGCTTAACCGGTGTGGTTTCGGTGAAAGTTCCCGATCCAGAATTTGAAGGACAGACGAAAACGAAACTGGGAAATACGGAAGTGCGGGGAATTGTGGATTCTCTGGTGGGCGAATATTTGAATGAGTTTCTGGAGTTTCGTCCCGCCGTGGGGGATGCGATTCTAGAAAAGGCAATTCAGGCGTTTAATGCGGCAGAAGCGGCTCGTCGGGCAAGGGAGTTGGTGCGCCGGAAGTCGGTGTTGGAAAGCTCCACATTGCCGGGTAAATTGGCAGATTGTAGTACCAGAGATCCGGCAGAATCGGAGATTTTCTTGGTTGAGGGAGATAGTGCGGGCGGTTCGGCGAAACAGGGACGCGATCGCCGCTTTCAAGCGATTTTGCCTTTGCGCGGTAAAATCTTGAATATCGAGAAAACCGATGATGCCAAGATCTACAAGAATAATGAAATCCAATCCTTGATTACTGCCTTGGGTTTGGGCATTAAGGGAGAAGAGTTTAATGCGGAGCAGTTGCGCTACCATCGGGTGGTGATTATGACCGATGCTGACGTAGACGGGGCCCATATTCGCACCCTGTTGTTAACCTTCTTCTATCGCTATCAACGGGATTTGGTCGATCAAGGCTATATTTATATTGCTTGTCCTCCCTTGTATAAGTTAGAGCGCGGTAAACGGCACTACTATTGTTATAGCGATCGCGAATTACAAGAACAAATTCGCCAATTCCCCGACAATGCCAACTACAACATCCAACGGTTCAAAGGGTTGGGCGAAATGATGCCTCAGCAGTTGTGGGATACCACCATGAACCCGGAAACCCGGATGATGAAACGGGTAGAAATTGAAGATGCAGCCGAAGCCGACCGTATTTTCACGGTATTAATGGGCGATCGGGTTGCTCCCCGTCGCGAGTTCATTGAAACCTACGGGCCGAAATTAAACCTGGCTGATTTGGATATTTAA